Proteins from a genomic interval of Zingiber officinale cultivar Zhangliang chromosome 1B, Zo_v1.1, whole genome shotgun sequence:
- the LOC121972466 gene encoding kinesin-like protein KIN-10C translates to MDSPLAAGGSSMVVSKPRNQLRRGVRVVGKIRPFLDSEITGSSQIYLNRFSGEYASVTFNDQSNSRTTYKLDWCYDQGESIYDVYNGEVKHLVQWLFCGRNACVIAYGARGSGKSQLIQGNEENLGLAIIALDEILAFANENKGSVSVSCYEMSQDHIYDLLEPKEHEVLILEDAAKRIQLKGLSKVPVNSISDFKKIYFHGYHAGKVCQMPDNSILKNHRGLIVYLSFVDKESNNSLVGKINFVTLADYEDTKPKGHVKPQLAENAKISKSLFALINTVHALNAGENFIPYRESKLTRLLQDFLGITSMAVLFTCLNPVLCQDTVSTINLASRSCQIVNQQRYHSAKVLKSVSRLNQSVMPSSVGKCKLSGLAKKIEFSKCASTGKEYASPSMSKRRQEKLGSSPKTTRASSFCSNEKENEFSADVKERELLSRASYLNKNEIMKGIYDFVNPSYEEHTKPKGGSVFCHTNEQTKIQDTTSGLVLDEKQPTDATDCAKDDNEKYLVDEKPKDAAASPPISEMLREMTSSMKLLKTQTNCVETPNNSVSCLQHIDKEQIDPQTPEVSFTMRLDNENISYIGTPRDIFKTRSTGLKKCLVRDCLTFLNSASKEELKGLKGIGEKRAMYILELREESPFKSIEDLRELGLSTKKINAMMRGALGDF, encoded by the exons ATGGATTCTCCGCTGGCTGCAGGAGGAAGTAGCATGGTTGTTTCGAAGCCTCGTAATCAATTGCGACGAGGTGTTCGCGTGGTGGGCAAGATCCGCCCCTTCCTCGACTCCGAGATCACTGGATCTTCTCAGATTTACTTGAACAGGTTTTCTGGAGAATATGCCTCGGTCACCTTCAATGATCAGAGTAACAG TCGTACAACCTATAAGCTGGACTGGTGCTACGACCAGGGTGAAAGCATCTACGATGTCTATAATGGAGAAGTTAAGCATCTTGTTCAGTGGCTATTTTGTGGGCGAAATGCTTGTGTTATTGCTTATGGTGCTCGGGGAAGTGGAAAATCCCAGCTAATTCAG GGAAATGAAGAGAACCTTGGCTTAGCAATCATTGCTTTAGATGAAATCCTAGCCTTTGCCAATGAAAATAAGGGATCTGTTTCAGTATCTTGTTATGAAATGTCGCAAGATCATATATATGACCTTTTGGAACCTAAAGAGCACGAGGTCCTTATTCTGGAAGATGCTGCCAAGAGAATTCAACTCAAGGGCCTTTCAAAG GTCCCGGTAAACTCTATATCTGATTTCAAAAAGATATATTTTCATGGATATCATGCTGGGAAGGTTTGCCAGATGCCTGATAATAGCATACTCAAGAACCATAGAGGGTTGATTGTGTATTTATCTTTTGTCGATAAGGAATCCAACAATTCTCTTGTTGGAAAGATTAACTTTGTTACTTTGGCAG ATTATGAGGATACAAAACCAAAAGGTCATGTGAAACCTCAACTAGCTGAGAACGCTAAGATTAGCAAGTCATTATTTGCACTTATAAATACTGTGCACGCTCTTAATGCCGGTGAAAATTTCATTCCCTACCGAGAAAGCAAGCTAACTCGCCTGCTGCAAGATTTCTTGGGCATAACAAGTATGGCTGTATTGTTTACCTGCTTG AATCCTGTTCTCTGTCAAGATACTGTCAGTACAATCAACTTAGCATCTAGGTCATGCCAAATTGTCAATCAACAACGTTATCACTCGGCGAAGGTTCTTAAGAGTGTTTCAAGACTAAACCAATCGGTTATGCCTTCTTCTGTTGGAAAATGCAAATTATCTGGATTAGCAAAGAAAATTGAATTCTCTAAATGTGCATCAACCGGAAAGGAATATGCATCACCATCTATGTCAAAGAGAAG GCAAGAAAAGCTAGGAAGTTCCCCAAAGACGACAAGGGCTTCCTCATTTTGTTCAAATGAGAAAGAAAATGAATTTTCGGCTGATGTCAAGGAAAG GGAATTGCTCAGCAGGGCCAGTTATCTAAATAAAAATGAGATTATGAAG GGAATTTATGATTTTGTCAATCCAAGTTATGAAGAACACACCAAGCCAAAAGGG GGGTCAGTTTTCTGCCATACAAATGAACAAACTAAAATTCAGGATACTACTTCTGGACTTGTATTGGATGAGAAGCAGCCTACTGATGCAACCG ATTGCGCCAAGGATGACAATGAGAAATATTTAGTGGATGAAAAACCAAAGGATGCAGCAGCATCCCCACCCATAAGTGAAATGTTGAGAGAAATGACAAGTTCAATGAAGCTTCTAAAGACACAAACAAACTGTGTCGAAACACCAAATAATTCAGTATCATGTCTCCAACACATTGACAAAGAGCAGATTGATCCTCAAACGCCTGAAGTTTCTTTTACAATGAGATTAGACAATGAAAATATCTCATACATCGGTACTCCCCGAGATATCTTTAAAACTCGAAGTACAGGACTGAAG AAATGTCTAGTGCGAGATTGTCTTACCTTCCTCAACAGTGCTAGCAA GGAGGAACTGAAGGGATTAAAG GGCATCGGAGAGAAGAGAGCTATGTATATACTAGAACTCCGTGAAGAATCTCCCTTCAAGAGT ATCGAGGACCTCAGAGAACTAGGCTTATCTACAAAGAAG ATAAATGCAATGATGAGAGGAGCGCTTGGAGACTTTTGA